Sequence from the Mycosarcoma maydis chromosome 4, whole genome shotgun sequence genome:
TAAGAACGGCGCTTCGTCGCGTATCGACGAAAGGTACCGAAGCATGTTGGTCGAAGAGGCGAGTTTGTTGGCCAGGAGAAGGGACGATGTCTTGTTTGGTCTCGAGGGCAATTCGGCGATTGTGGGggatgaggatgacgatATCATCGCCGACGCTCTTCGTGGCGGAAGGTCGGGGCTGAGTAGGGAGATTGGCGCAGCCGAATCGGGTCAAGTGGACGTGTCGAGCAATcgtggcggtggtgctgacTATGTCGAGTGATTGCTGTTTCCCTTGGACCGTCGTATAGAGTACCGTAGCATTTACTCTGAGTTCACCTCACACAGCGTCTGTGCTCACCGCGTGCGTTTGTGCACCTCCGTGGAGTTGATGAGGCACGGCTGGGATGATTGTGCTCGGGCATCTCAAACAAGTCGGGGGCTGCGACGCTCGCTGCGCCTGTGTGGCGTGGGAATGCGCACGAAGAACGACACTATCACGGACATGGGCACGGTCTATACGACTCGACTTGGGTTTCAATTTTGACCGACACGCATGTCTTGCGCAAAGCTGAGCAAAGCTGAGCAAAGCTGATTGGATGTACGAGAAACACACACTCAGGTCGGCGGTGCGAGGTTCACTTGAAGTCGCCCCAGATATCAGCGAACGCATCATCCTTGGGCTTGCTTGGTAGGGTGGCCGACGTGCGAGCTGAGCCCCAGACGTCTTGAGTGTCAAACAGCGCTCCGGCACCGTTCTTGGATGGAGGATGGGAGGGTGTAGTGTTGGACGACCAGGGGTTGCTGCCAGTGCCAACGAACGCGGCGCTGTTCGAGGCGCGGGTCGCGGACGAAGAAAGATCCAGCGAGCCAAACGACGAGTTGAGTCCTGCGATTCCCGtcgcagcaccagcaccagcactgCCAATAGATGGCGAGGCCAAGGATGCAAACTCTCCGAATCCGGTGTTGCCGGATACGCGCAGAGCGGGagcggaagaagcagcagcaggttTCGCAGCAAACAGCGACATGATGTCgttcttgtccttggcgCTTGAACTCGTGGTTGCACTCGTGGTTGCACTCGTGGTTGCACTCGTGGTTGCACTCGTGGTTGCACTCGTGGCAGGTGTGGACGCTGAGGGTTCGTGCCAGTCCAGCTCGAAAattcctcctcctcctccaacTGAAGCCTTGGTTGGCGCagtggctgctgctgctgaaggtTGCTTGGTTGTTGATGCTACTGGCGCTaccggtgctgctggtgctgctggtgctggtgagGGAGATGggtcgtcgagcagatctATTGCCGGAACGGGCTTCTTGGCCGCACTTGCCGAATTGGCACTCGCAGCTGATCTGGCAGCTGCCAACGAAGAGGTGCTAGCCgcggcaacagcagatGGTGCAGCTTCCGCACCGCCATCCAAAACGCTAGGGTCGCTCGGTGGCGGACCATCTTTGGCCCATCTTCTCGACTCGTACTTGCTCCTAATGAACGATTCGATTTTGTGATCCGCAGGGACATGACCAGCTTTCAAATGCGCTTCCCAGTACAAGTTGCATCGACGATTGCCCCATTTCTGTACCGAGTCCATCTGCTCCGGTGTCCAGatgtcgaggtcgatgcTCTTGACTGCCAGCGTCATTCACAATTAGATTGAAACAGAAATCAGCTGAGGTGTCAATAGGGTATGCTAGCACAGCCGCAGCATACGATCGAGACTAGCAAGAGAGAAAAGACATACCTTTGGAGATGTGTGTGCCCATGGATCGATGAATGCCCGAGCACCGAATACAGAGGAAACAGCCTAGATTCCAACTGGCCCATCGTGGGTCGTTCTTTTTGCAGTCGACGCAGACCTTGTTATCGGCAGACTTGACCAAAGCACGGAGTATCTTGGCATTCGCCTCGGTCTGCTGTCTTGATTGTGTGACGCGCGACATGGCGGACAAGCGACGGCGACAGCGGGGGGCGGGAGCAGGAGCacaaggacgaggacaGCTTGTGCGTGGCAGAAGCAAGAAAGGGGTCGCTGGTGGGTTGCGTGATAGCAATCGCCGTGGATCCGAACACGGACGCAGCGTGCGGGAAGCGGGAAGCGCGATGTGTTATTCTGAACGCCGCCCACGACActcagactcacgactcacaccCGACTCGCAGCCACAAATCTTACCGGCCGAAATACCCTGTCGCCGAGGCGCTTTTCTCGTTGACCATGACTAATGTTGCCGTCGACACTCAAGACCTCACTCACACATCATGGTCCGATACTCGAGCGCGCTGCATGCTTGCTAGAGTCCAGGCTGCCACATCttcaccaagctcaactGAATTTGTCTACTTATCGACACCGTGTGCGCCCCCGTTGGAGCGGAGGATGGATGAGTTATCGTTTGGAGTTCATGGGCAAAAGGATTGCACGCTTCCTCTGTACTGTGCCCAGTTCACCTTTCTCGCTTGTACGCAGCATGTTATGGTACCACTCTCGCACATCGTCTCTTGCCTGTACAGCCAAGGTGCAGAGAGCAGACGTTGGCGAGTCGGCGTGGACGATAGTTGAAAATCAAGATAGCTGCAAATGAGTGTGGATAGATGGAATGAGTGATTAAGTGTACAAATACAATGTAGTATGGATGAAGCACGATAAAGACGAGGTTGAGGATGCTGCTGAAATGAGCAAGAGCTGCTCAGGCCACGTTGTTGGTATTGACAAGCGCATCAATGAGGATTCGGTCGCAGCTGCAACCGTTCTTGATGTTTtcgagcaagctcagctcggGGGATGTTTTGAAGCTGCCGTCAGCGGTGCTGTCGATCATGGACTGATGAATCTGGTGCAAGGAGCCCGAGAGGGTTTTCCAGTTGCTTTGCCTTTCGCGCAGTGCCTGCAAGCTCAAGTTGGACTCTGGCAAAATAGTtgagagcgacgaggatgcagatggGGCTGATGGAGTGGTGGTATGCAGAGGTTGAAGCTTGAAAGTGGTGCCACCTGGAAGACCGGCGATGTCAGTAAAcgcttcgagcagcgagagaTTGTGTCCACGGCCGGCTGAACCTGCCCTACCAGATAAACGCGCGTCGGGGCCGACGGGAGGGGTGATTGGCGACAACTGCGCTTGGCGCAGGTATCGCACAACGCTGCGGAGCGAGTACTGTACTTCGTTGAGGATCGAGAACCACTGTTGTGCCTTGTCCTCGAACGCCTTGGCACCGTGAGCTGGCGTGCTGTCGGCGGCGGGCGAAGCAGGTGTGGTCACGCTAGGATCTGTATGAGCAACGGGAGGCAAGAGCGCACGCATAGAATCGGCAGCTTGCGAGAGGAGCGCGGCGAGTCGTTCGTCGGCTTGCATGAGCAGCAGGATCTGCTGGTCGGTCTGTTGGTTGCGTGTAcgctgcttggcttcgtGCAGTACGGTACGTGCGTCCTGACGCTGTTGCTTGATCTGCGCAAACTTTTCCTCCATGATGGTGTTCTGTAGCTCGGCAGGAAGCACATCAAGGCTAGCCTGTGCGCGATGTTCGGCTAATGAGCCAGTCGCTACGGCACTAGACATGTTGGTAGAGGGTTGAGCCTGTTTGGATGCGGTTGATGGGTTAGGTACTGGATTCGGTTTTGAATATGCGCCAGAGGTGAAATAGGCTTCGAGGGGGAAATGAGGAACAAGATGGGGTGACAACGGCAACGAATCGTGTATGGAGCTGATGTCTGGAGTCAAGCGATGAGCGGAACGACGGCGATAAGGAAGGAGACTGTGACGAAAACGACAAATTTGAGTAGAATAGTGCAAACGATGGTGGACGGAAGGCAAGGCAAAGGAGGAGGGTAGGACATGAATTGAGCCAGAGAGAGGCTGACGAAGGAGGTACAGCGAATGTACATGCATATGCGGAGGAAGCGGAGATCGTACCAGTAGCGCGTGATCGAAGCAGGAGCAAGCAGCCCGATGCTTAATCTGGCTCGGTTAAGCTGAAGCAAGACTTGTGACTGaagagctgcagcttggGCAGAGGCAGCATAGGTTTAGAATACGAGAGGGGCAGGATCGCAATTAAGTTAAGTTTACCTCCATCACGAGAAATCACGCGgatcacaatcacaatattatcacgaatcacgaatcaagaatggAACGCGGGCTGTaagcagctgctccgcCTCGATGCGAATTCCAGAAGGTCCTTCACGCTTCAAAAGTGCCTTGAAATGAGCCTTGCGAGGGGCGGTGGCGGCACCTTCACGCTGGTGAATTTTTAATTTTAATCTACGACGAactgattcacgattctaTTTTCTCTCGCATTGCTTTGTTTCACTTTGCCTCATTCACATTTTTAGTGGTACGGTGTAgtgtacagtacagtacaatcacgaatcgtgaacacAAAAGACAACATACTTGGCACAGATCGGCAGCTCTGACGTTCAACGGATTGCAAAGCGTTGGTCACGCATTGTATGAGCCGATCTCCTGCTGCCGCAATCGGATCATTGATTGATATTAGCATCGCTCCGTGCGCCTTTGCTGTTCAGCGGCATCAAGTGACTGCATAGCAACGATGCGCTTGCACCGTAGAATGTGCTTTTTGAGAAAACAATACTGTACATAAGTGTGAGAGGGCATACGACGGATGTCATGCAGGAGTTTAGGGTGATGTCGACCGAGTCATCAAAATCTAAGGGCCCAAGCAAGAATCCAAGACGAGAATCGATCGTGGAACGTGATTTACGAATCAAAAATGCAGCAAACCCGTCTGGGTTGTTACTCGACACAAGTTACTCAGACATTCGAATCGCAACTCGAATGCCAGCAGTCAGAGTCGCGAGTGTATTTTTTATATTCGTGAtccttcacgattgttgaCAAACATCCGATCAGAAGGACCGAGCATCGGCCGCTGCGGCGGTACACGTACAGCTGAACTCAACGTGGAAGGGTgagacaatcgtgaatcgtgaatccgcGCCATGACGTGATAGCACTTTTACCAGCCTCGGCGCGTCTCAGACCTTGTTGCAGACTTTTTCCGTGatctattcacgattggatgAAACTCAGACAAGATACTGTACACGAGCTGGAACGTTTCCACAGCAGTTGTGTATCTAGTGTTGACTTAGCTAACTGTCGGCCATGCAGCGGAGCTTTTAAGCACGAAACTAAGCGCAGCGCTCATCCGATCAAGCATGGGTTGACCGACTCACTGAAGGGCAGTCCTCGGATTAGAGCCGCGGCTTGAGTCACGAacaacactcgtgactagtGACTGAGATTCGCGCTTTCCTTTCGATCTGATATGCATACCTAAAAGCCTTGTTCCTTCTACGTACTCAATGATGGCCTGCGTTGCATTCTTTCTTCAGCTCTCACAACGTCGCCGTGTGGCTCCACTGGAGCAGTATTCTTTTGTAGCATCGTTTTCTCAGTGTATTTAGTTTTCCACCCCGATCGCGCGCATCTTTAATTCCTACATCGATCATCGACCCTATTCCTGATCCCATTAGGAATacgcagcaacagccgacgccgccgccgccgccgccgccgccgctgctgctgctgctgctgctgacaTTCATGCAACATGGCTCGTCATCGCATAGCCAACCCACTTTACGTGGTGGTATTCCACTTTGCCTGATCTGGATTACGCGCGATGtggtcgagcgagccgagACGCAATCGGATCGTCTGTGCCGAATCCGTCGTGAGTTGAATCCAAGCCTTAAAATCACGAAAAATGTGCAACGACGCTGCGccgcaaatcgtgaatcgtgaatgtagTGCACTGCACGTGATCACGGCATGAGAGAAAAGTAGTGTTAGGCTTTTCTTCATATTTCCGTCTTCCATTGCATATCTGCCGATCGACGCTACCCGATCTGATCTCGAAGAAAGGGTCCAAGATGGCGAATGTGACTGTAACTGTACAAGTCAAGGCCAAAAGCTGAGGGACGTGGCAGCTTCCATCTGGCAACACTGAAtcctgctgctcatcatccTTGTTGCACTCCTTCAACTCGTCTCGAATAACACCAAACAACATGCACAGCACGCTCTCACGACTCAACGCCGTGTCTGCGctcgccaccaccatcatcctggtgctggtggtcCTCATCGATGTTACCCGTTCCAACTCGCACAAGCCCACGGGTCAAGTGGTGATCAACCAACTCGAACTGGTTCGTGGCAAGGCGGCGTGGCATATGGATCGAAGCATTCAAGACTTTGTCCAAGTGGAT
This genomic interval carries:
- a CDS encoding uncharacterized protein (related to AGE2 - ADP-ribosylation factor and GTPase activating protein effector); the encoded protein is MSRVTQSRQQTEANAKILRALVKSADNKVCVDCKKNDPRWASWNLGCFLCIRCSGIHRSMGTHISKVKSIDLDIWTPEQMDSVQKWGNRRCNLYWEAHLKAGHVPADHKIESFIRSKYESRRWAKDGPPPSDPSVLDGGAEAAPSAVAAASTSSLAAARSAASANSASAAKKPVPAIDLLDDPSPSPAPAAPAAPVAPVASTTKQPSAAAATAPTKASVGGGGGIFELDWHEPSASTPATSATTSATTSATTSATTSATTSSSAKDKNDIMSLFAAKPAAASSAPALRVSGNTGFGEFASLASPSIGSAGAGAATGIAGLNSSFGSLDLSSSATRASNSAAFVGTGSNPWSSNTTPSHPPSKNGAGALFDTQDVWGSARTSATLPSKPKDDAFADIWGDFK